One Deltaproteobacteria bacterium genomic window carries:
- a CDS encoding cytochrome b N-terminal domain-containing protein: MSSPGRIINRISIYLPRLGLSALILCLASGMVLMFYYRPIGNVFQNVEEITSLVPYGWFFRQLHYGAGQVFVILMLLHTVDHFVRKRYSMYALREWLALVVSLALCFYTLFTGFILKGDQEGRFAGAIFMNILETLPIAGRAVAALFIVPGESFFFLPYLYHCFLLPLLVLYLMRGHIREWLPNRRFMLSGGIGLFLYALLVKPGMDIPPEASMAMVEGPWFFLGIQTLLKFLPPLVAGLVIPGLFIGGVLLLPATGNVLRALSFKKGAVQMGEKSLYGLLMILACLYGLLTLRAAIWGP, from the coding sequence GTGTCATCCCCCGGCAGAATTATCAACAGGATATCTATTTATCTTCCCCGCCTGGGGCTTTCGGCCCTGATCCTCTGCCTTGCCTCCGGAATGGTCCTGATGTTTTACTACCGTCCTATCGGGAACGTCTTCCAGAATGTGGAAGAGATCACCTCTCTGGTCCCCTATGGGTGGTTTTTCAGGCAACTTCATTACGGGGCCGGTCAGGTATTTGTCATCCTCATGTTGCTCCACACCGTGGATCATTTTGTTCGAAAGCGCTATTCGATGTACGCACTTAGAGAATGGCTCGCTCTCGTGGTCTCTCTTGCCCTCTGTTTTTACACCCTTTTCACCGGTTTTATCCTCAAAGGGGATCAGGAAGGACGGTTCGCAGGGGCCATTTTCATGAACATCCTTGAAACCCTTCCCATAGCGGGGAGGGCCGTCGCAGCGCTCTTCATCGTGCCCGGTGAGAGTTTTTTCTTTCTCCCCTATCTCTATCACTGTTTTTTGCTTCCCCTTTTGGTTCTCTACCTGATGAGAGGGCATATTCGTGAATGGCTCCCGAACCGGAGATTCATGCTCAGCGGGGGCATCGGGCTTTTCCTGTACGCCCTGTTGGTAAAACCGGGTATGGATATTCCTCCCGAGGCGTCAATGGCCATGGTGGAAGGCCCCTGGTTTTTCCTGGGAATTCAGACGCTCCTGAAATTTCTCCCTCCGCTGGTGGCCGGTCTGGTCATTCCCGGACTTTTCATCGGAGGTGTCCTCCTGCTTCCTGCCACAGGAAATGTCCTCAGGGCGCTCTCTTTCAAGAAGGGCGCTGTGCAAATGGGAGAAAAGAGCCTTTACGGTCTCCTCATGATTCTGGCCTGTCTCTACGGCCTCCTAACGCTCAGGGCCGCCATCTGGGGACCGTGA
- a CDS encoding Rieske (2Fe-2S) protein, with the protein MIKRRGFIKKSLQWAVSLLGGSLLAYPAFSFMTFRKTTKKRIVFHPDDQAGSVNFKEGVYLIRQPDETVALSARCTHLGCTLNYDAVSRRFVCPCHGSVFTVSGNRVAGPARKDLHRVPLTRTASGDIEVVLEIG; encoded by the coding sequence ATGATCAAAAGAAGAGGGTTCATCAAGAAGAGTCTGCAATGGGCGGTTTCCCTCCTGGGCGGATCGCTCCTGGCCTATCCTGCCTTCTCATTTATGACCTTCAGGAAGACCACAAAAAAGAGGATTGTCTTTCATCCGGATGATCAGGCTGGGTCTGTGAACTTCAAAGAGGGGGTCTATCTCATCCGGCAGCCGGATGAGACGGTTGCCCTCTCCGCCCGATGCACCCATCTGGGATGCACCCTCAACTACGATGCGGTCTCCCGCAGATTCGTATGTCCCTGTCACGGGAGCGTTTTCACCGTGTCGGGCAACCGGGTCGCAGGCCCTGCACGAAAAGACCTACACAGGGTCCCCCTGACAAGGACCGCCAGTGGGGACATAGAGGTTGTCCTGGAAATTGGATAG